The following proteins are encoded in a genomic region of Gossypium hirsutum isolate 1008001.06 chromosome D05, Gossypium_hirsutum_v2.1, whole genome shotgun sequence:
- the LOC121217390 gene encoding uncharacterized protein, whose product MGDVHFSRERAGKVVVLIFFWMLSLISLSCAARLSVSRQKLQVQNHLNRLNKPAVKTIQSPDGDIIDCVHLARQPAFDHPFLKDHKIQMRPSYHPEGLFDENKVSDTEKPKKGSNPITQLWHMNGKCPEGTIPIRRTKEEDVLRASSVKSYGRKKHRATPQPRSADPDLINESGHQHAIAYVEGDKYYGAKATINVWEPKIQQPNEFSLSQLWILGGSFGEDLNSIEAGWQVSPDLYGDNNTRLFTYWTSDAYQATGCYNLLCSGFIQINSEIAMGASISPVSAYRNSQYDISILVWKDPKEGHWWMQFGNDYVLGYWPSFLFSYLADSASMIEWGGEVVNSEPDGRHTSTQMGSGRFPEEGFGKSSYFRNIQVVDDSNNLKAPKGLGTFTEQSNCYDVQTGSNGDWGHYFYYGGPGKNPNCP is encoded by the exons atgggggATGTGCATTTTAGCAGAGAGAGGGCAGGAAAAGTAGTGGTGCTAATTTTTTTCTGGATGCTGAGTTTGATCTCACTATCTTGCGCGGCTAGGCTAAGTGTGTCGAGACAGAAGCTCCAAGTGCAAAACCACTTGAACCGCTTGAACAAACCGGCTGTTAAAACCATCCAG AGTCCGGATGGGGATATTATAGACTGTGTTCACCtcgctcgtcagccagcttttgATCATCCTTTTCTCAAAGACCACAAAATTCAG ATGAGGCCTAGTTACCACCCAGAGGGTCTTTTTGACGAGAACAAGGTCTCTGACACTGAGAAACCCAAAAAGGGCTCGAACCCCATAACTCAGTTGTGGCACATGAATGGTAAATGTCCTGAAGGAACCATTCCCATCAGAAGAACTAAGGAAGAAGATGTTCTGAGGGCAAGCTCAGTTAAAAGTTATGGTAGGAAGAAGCATAGGGCCACCCCTCAGCCCAGGTCTGCAGATCCCGATCTCATCAATGAAAGTGGTCATCAG CATGCAATAGCATATGTGGAAGGGGATAAGTATTATGGAGCTAAAGCAACCATAAACGTTTGGGAACCCAAAATACAACAGCCTAACGAGTTCAGCTTATCCCAGTTGTGGATTCTTGGAGGTTCTTTTGGTGAAGATCTTAATAGTATTGAAGCTGGTTGGCAG GTTAGCCCAGATCTCTATGGTGACAACAATACAAGACTTTTCACCTATTGGACC AGTGATGCATATCAAGCTACAGGCTGCTACAATCTCCTCTGTTCTGGTTTCATTCAAATTAACAGTGAAATAGCAATGGGGGCAAGCATATCTCCTGTTTCTGCTTATCGAAATTCCCAATATGACATCAGTATACTTGTATGGAAg GATCCTAAGGAAGGGCATTGGTGGATGCAGTTCGGTAATGACTATGTGTTGGGTTATTGGCCTTCCTTCTTATTCTCCTACTTGGCAGACAGTGCTTCGATGATTGAGTGGGGAGGTGAGGTTGTGAATTCAGAACCAGATGGTCGTCACACTTCCACTCAAATGGGCAGTGGCCGTTTCCCCGAAGAAGGTTTTGGCAAATCTAGTTATTTCAGGAACATACAGGTTGTCGATGACTCCAATAATCTCAAGGCTCCCAAAGGGCTTGGCACCTTTACAGAACAATCAAACTGCTATGATGTACAAACAGGGAGCAACGGGGATTGGGGCCATTACTTTTATTATGGGGGCCCTGGTAAAAACCCCAATTGTCCTTAA